CGAGAAGCATTTGTTAAACAGTTCGAAGAGGTTGCACAGTGGTTCGGTGACTTCGCACCACAGTTTCAAAGAGAGAGTCGGGCAATGCTGCAATCAGTCAATGATATGAAAACAGATTAATGTGATATAAATTGATCAATAAAAAAGGAGCTTAGGCTCCTTTTTTTTTGTCAAAACGAAGGTGAATAGTAATGAGAGTGAATAGCGTTCCGAATGCTATTTTTAGCCCGCCTCAGTATCGGTTTAATTTTGACCAATTAGTCAAAATTAGTGAATGCTTAAGGTGATCTTATTCATAGTTTTCACCATTACCCGTACAAAATACTTTTGCAATTTCTCAATCGGCGTAAACTAATTCTAAAGATGCAAATTATATGCATGTATTAAGTCGTAAGTATTAGGAGTAAGAGTCGTGTTTTGTATTCAATGTGAGCAAACAATTAGAACGCCAGCGGGCAATGGCTGTAGTTACACCCAAGGTATGTGTGGTAAGTCGTCTGATACATCAGATCTACAAGACCTTCTAATCTACATTCTTCAAGGTGTATCGTCATATGCTGTCCGCGCTCGTGAAGTCGGTGTTATCGACCACGAAATCGATACGTTCGTACCTAAGGCATTTTTTGCAACGTTAACTAACGTTAACTTTGATGATGACCGTATTATTGGATACACAACACAAGCAAACGCTTTCCGTAGCCGTTTACAAACAGCGTACGAAGCTAAGTGTGCTGAGCTAAACATTGAAGCAAAATCGCCAACAGCGACAATGCAGTTAGTATTAGGTGCTACTAAGCCTGAAATGCTATCTCAAGCTTCACAAGCTGCGCCTAACCGCGGCAAAGACGAAGTTCATGAAGATATCATGGGACTACGTTTACTTTGCTTATATGGCCTTAAAGGGGCTGCTGCATATATGGAGCATGCTCGAGTACTTGACCAAACCAACGATGAGGTTGCTGGCGAGTTCCACGAAATCATGGCATTCCTAGGTGAAGACTCTGTTGATGGTGACAAGTTGTTTGATACTGCAATGCAGATTGGTCAGCTTAACTACCGCGTAATGGCGATGTTAGATGAAGGCGAGACTCATGCATTTGGTCACCCAGAGCCTACTCAAGTTAATACCAAATCAGTAAAAGGTAAGGCGATTTTAGTGTCGGGTCACGACATGAAAGATCTTGAACTTATCCTTGAGCAAACGGAAGGCAAGGGCATTAACGTATTCACTCACGGTGAAATGTTACCTGCACTTGCTTATCCAGAGCTGAAAAAATACCCGCACCTTGTAGGTAACTACGGTAGCGCATGGCAGAACCAGCAAAAAGAGTTCTCTACATTCCCTGGTGCAGTCGTAATGACTTCTAACTGTATTATCGACCCTAATGTGGGCGATTATTCAGATCGTATATTCACTCGTAGCATTGTTGGCTGGCCTGGTGTTAGTCATATTGTTGGAGATGATTTTAGTGCCGTTATAGCTAAAGCTGAGTCTTTAGAAGGCTTCGCCTATGATGAGATCCCCCATCTAATCACTATAGGCTTCGCTCGTAATGCACTAATGGCTGCAG
The Shewanella sp. KX20019 DNA segment above includes these coding regions:
- the hcp gene encoding hydroxylamine reductase gives rise to the protein MFCIQCEQTIRTPAGNGCSYTQGMCGKSSDTSDLQDLLIYILQGVSSYAVRAREVGVIDHEIDTFVPKAFFATLTNVNFDDDRIIGYTTQANAFRSRLQTAYEAKCAELNIEAKSPTATMQLVLGATKPEMLSQASQAAPNRGKDEVHEDIMGLRLLCLYGLKGAAAYMEHARVLDQTNDEVAGEFHEIMAFLGEDSVDGDKLFDTAMQIGQLNYRVMAMLDEGETHAFGHPEPTQVNTKSVKGKAILVSGHDMKDLELILEQTEGKGINVFTHGEMLPALAYPELKKYPHLVGNYGSAWQNQQKEFSTFPGAVVMTSNCIIDPNVGDYSDRIFTRSIVGWPGVSHIVGDDFSAVIAKAESLEGFAYDEIPHLITIGFARNALMAAAPTVIDNVKSGAIKHFFLVGGCDGDKEERGYFTDIATQAPADSVILTLGCGKYKFNKLEFGDINGIPRLLDVGQCNDAYSAIQLAIALSEAFECDINELPLTLVLSWFEQKAIVVLLTLLSLGVKNILTGPTAPAFLTENLANVLEEKFGLRTTTTVEADLNRILNVA